A segment of the Leptolyngbya sp. FACHB-261 genome:
CGTAGGGCAATAGCAAGACCGGTAACATCATCTTTATCAATTAGAGGGCCTGTTTCCCCATCGATTACAGCTTCAGGTACACTACCTACCCGGGTTGCGATAACTGGGCGAGCGCTAAGCATTGCCTCAACTATGGTTAAGGGGAAGCCTTCGGACCGAGAGGTCAAGGCTACAACATCGAAGTACTGTAGATGATCCCTTGGGTTATCTACCCAACCGGCTAGCTCCACTCGATCAGTAATCTAAAGCTCAGCTGCAAGCTTTTCTAGAGCGGTGCGCTGCTCACCCTCACCGACGATGACAACCTGTACTCCATCTCATCTACTTGTGCTAGTGCCCGTAGCAGAACATCATGGGCTTTCATGGGGTCTAGCCGACCAATACTACCGACAATCAGCTCACCAATCTTTAGTTGTGATTGTGGTTCATTAGTGATGTCAGGAACACAGTTGGGAATAGAAGAACAGTACCTCGGCCCAGTGCATAGAAGTCTTCCATTCGACGAGCACTAGTCTCGCCTACAGCGATATGCGCGTCTACTCGTAGTGACAGTAAGCGTGTACGCCACAGCATGAACGAATCAGTTGTGCGCAGGGGTAGCTGACCAACTCGCACTACACGCCCTTTAGGTAGTGATAGCGCTGCGAATAACCCTATCGAACCTGCCCAAGGAGTGCAAAGGTTGATATGCACTATATCTGGCTGTAGCTGCCACAGTCTTGCAAAGTGTGCAGCTACAGATGTAGACCGGTTGGAGGTAGGACAATGCGGACAACTTGTGGTCGCCCAGCGGCGATGATATCAACTACCTGTTGAGAGACACCTACAACAGTCAGGTCAATGTTATCTGATGCATGAGCGATGAGGTGGCCAAGGCTGATCTCAGCTCCGCCAATACCTGTTGAGTCTGTGTAGGTTACTACGCGCAAGGAACGGTCAAGCTTGGACAGAGATGTGTCAGCCTTGCGGGCATCGATTGCTGGATTACTTTGAATCTCATTGCTTTCGTATAGTCGCATAGAGTTCCAGGTGGCTCTGGTTGATTGCAGGCCATGTGAAGCAGTGGGCGAATTTTTGACCGGCAGCAGCTAAAAGACGCGCTATTGGCTCAGCGAGTAGCTTGGCTGGTGCGGCTGCTAAACCATCAACATCACGAGGTGTAACCAGGCGAGCAATCTTCTCGTTATCTAGATCTGGGTCTGGCGGGTTGTGGAGCTTATCCCAGTACTGGTTAGCTTGCTGATCACAAGCGCTGATAGCAGCACCTCTAATCCCTTAACAGGATGAAGAAAACCAAAAAACACAACTACCATCGCATCATCAAGCCATCGGCGGGTTTCACGCAGGGCAGTAGCAATCGGCGCTCGCCAACCTGTCAATCTTAAGAGTAGGGGCAGCAAAAAAATGGCTTGTTCAAATCCATGAATTGTCAACAGGTCATCACTGCGTTCCCGATCTTTGGCAACGCCAGTCACCACAACAGGCCAACCCGTTGTTTCGGCAAGCTGCTGTGCCGCCGCTGCAAAACGGTCCCAGGCGTAGGTGCAAACTTGGCAACTGGCCCAAGGGTTGAGTAGCAAATACGGGGACTGAAGGCTGAGGCCATGCTGGTTGAGCAGCGCTGTTGTAGCTTGACGGGTGGCCTCGGAGACTTC
Coding sequences within it:
- a CDS encoding glycosyltransferase; its protein translation is MELAGWVDNPRDHLQYFDVVALTSRSEGFPLTIVEAMLSARPVIATRVGSVPEAVIDGETGPLIDKDDVTGLAIALRRMRDAPELRVRLGQRGREVALSQFTVKHID
- a CDS encoding glycosyltransferase family 9 protein, whose translation is MGRLSFDPDREWELVKTLRERQFDAAIIFTSFSQTPHPAGYLCYLAGIPLRLGESKEWGGGVLTTEVVSAPDQTHQVERNLQLIEAAGFPVEDRSLQVEVSEATRQATTALLNQHGLSLQSPYLLLNPWASCQVCTYAWDRFAAAAQQLAETTGWPVVVTGVAKDRERSDDLLTIHGFEQAIFLLPLLLRLTGWRAPIATALRETRRWLDDAMVVVFFGFLHPVKGLEVLLSALVISKLTSTGISSTTRQTQI